A window of Diospyros lotus cultivar Yz01 chromosome 14, ASM1463336v1, whole genome shotgun sequence contains these coding sequences:
- the LOC127790769 gene encoding uncharacterized protein LOC127790769, whose translation MDDLELQKIQILGPTLASILQRFSSSPGDVDGLLFGRFSLITRSTFSDDNPSTAAAAASTSSSESPTLIATITSFVCSSSTSTFYTPTGDIKIPPLQRLLPTSASDHHHHSLIGWFSGRRRTPLRPSLRESSVTCSLSSNIQLSVQVDNVSLSPCVFLLLTTPIQEQLIHTHEYKAYQFRLSTESFQAKTLDVVNIGPAFRGHYGAFSPNSIFPALPCKLSGLSSMAEDRSAESENLRSTRRVSKDQKDLDVWAEGFDVGRLSRLIGSEATNYTVELEELYRKMLAKLDGLARLVEKSSARVLEQENHNMKLRYKVAGME comes from the exons ATGGACGACCTGGAATTGCAGAAGATACAAATCTTAGGGCCCACATTAGCTTCCATCCTACAAAGGTTCTCCTCCTCTCCCGGCGACGTCGACGGCCTTCTCTTTGGCCGGTTCTCCCTCATCACCCGTTCCACCTTCTCCGACGACAACCCCtccaccgccgccgccgccgccagcACCTCCTCTTCCGAATCCCCCACTCTTATAGCCACCATCACATCTTTCGTCTGCTCCTCCTCCACCTCCACCTTCTATACCCCCACGGGCGACATCAAGATCCCCCCCCTCCAACGCCTCCTCCCCACCTCCGCCTCCGACCACCACCACCACTCCCTAATCGGCTGGTTCTCCGGCCGCCGCAGAACCCCCCTCCGCCCATCCCTCCGTGAATCCTCCGTGACCTGTTCTCTCTCCTCCAACATCCAACTCTCCGTCCAAGTCGACAACGTTAGTCTCTCTCCCTGCGTCTTTCTCCTCCTGACGACGCCGATTCAGGAACAACTCATCCACACTCACGAGTACAAAGCCTATCAGTTCCGACTATCCACCGAGTCCTTCCAGGCTAAAACCCTAGATGTGGTTAACATCGGCCCGGCGTTCCGCGGCCATTACGGTGCGTTTTCGCCTAACTCTATATTTCCGGCGTTGCCTTGTAAGTTGAGTGGGCTGAGTTCGATGGCGGAGGACCGATCGGCGGAGAGCGAGAACTTAAGGAGTACGAGGAGGGTTTCCAAGGATCAGAAGGACCTCGATGTGTGGGCCGAGGGGTTCGATGTTGGGCGGCTGAGTCGGTTGATAGGCTCTGAGGCCACAAATTACACCGTGGAGTTGGAGGAATTGTATAGAAAGATGCTGGCCAAGCTCGATGGATTGGCAAGGCTCGTGGAGAAGAGTTCTGCGAGGGTCCTGGAACAA GAAAATCATAATATGAAGTTGAGGTACAAAGTTGCTGGCATGGAGTAG
- the LOC127790536 gene encoding dehydration-responsive element-binding protein 2B-like isoform X1, whose product MRMYMVGFVNRKQGRKRNASEAMEEEALRVKKKNDEKQTVVEDCTKDGVKRTRKGPRKGSRKGCMKGKGGPLNSACSYRGVRQRTWGKWVSEIRKPIRGNPQWPKKAKRLWLGTFDSAREAALAYDKAASVLYGPHAILNFSSRSELVEPVDMSDESPCSISATSVASSESTTTAPGNWLLGDDEKEVKIVQDKAVESELKLDNIRAECGDDDESSMAVVDCRRRASDNEAISEVTKEKISGDIEEDSAKTTPINSWQQNMLTDESDKLDFSFEPLQCPDQQLDYIKRYLMEDEFDVHSDAEVDAYSTYLLTEEECEAAG is encoded by the exons ATGCGGA TGTATATGGTTGGCTTTGTGAACAGAAAACAGGGAAGAAAGCGCAATGCAAGTGAAGCAATGGAGGAGGAGGCTTTACGGGTCAAGAAGAAGAACGACGAGAAGCAGACTGTGGTTGAGGACTGCACGAAAGATGGCGTGAAGCGGACCCGAAAGGGTCCGAGAAAAGGGTCCCGAAAGGGTTGCATGAAAGGCAAGGGAGGGCCCTTGAACTCGGCTTGCTCGTACAGAGGGGTCAGGCAGAGGACTTGGGGGAAGTGGGTGTCCGAGATTCGGAAGCCCATACGTGGCAACCCCCAGTGGcctaagaaagccaaaaggctGTGGCTCGGCACGTTTGATTCGGCCCGTGAGGCTGCTCTTGCTTATGACAAAGCTGCATCTGTGCTGTATGGCCCCCATGCTATATTGAACTTCTCCTCCCGCTCGGAGCTGGTGGAACCAGTCGACATGTCTGATGAGTCGCCATGTTCAATCTCCGCAACGTCGGTTGCCTCGTCTGAGTCCACGACTACTGCGCCAGGCAACTGGCTGCTCGGAGACGATGAAAAGGAGGTGAAAATAGTTCAGGATAAGGCGGTAGAGTCAGAGCTCAAGCTAGACAATATCAGAGCAGAATGTGGAGATGATGATGAGTCGTCCATGGCAGTAGTCGACTGTCGTCGGCGTGCCAGCGACAATGAAGCAATAAGTGAAGTAACGAAAGAGAAAATTTCAGGGGACATTGAAGAGGATTCAGCGAAAACCACCCCTATAAATAGTTGGCAACAAAATATGTTGACAGATGAATCTGATAAACTTGATTTCTCTTTCGAGCCATTGCAGTGCCCAGATCAGCAGCTTGATTACATAAAGAGATACCTAATGGAGGACGAGTTTGATGTTCATAGTGATGCCGAAGTTGATGCCTATTCGACATATTTGTTAACAGAAGAAGAATGTGAAGCTGCTGGATGA
- the LOC127790536 gene encoding dehydration-responsive element-binding protein 2C-like isoform X2, which produces MEEEALRVKKKNDEKQTVVEDCTKDGVKRTRKGPRKGSRKGCMKGKGGPLNSACSYRGVRQRTWGKWVSEIRKPIRGNPQWPKKAKRLWLGTFDSAREAALAYDKAASVLYGPHAILNFSSRSELVEPVDMSDESPCSISATSVASSESTTTAPGNWLLGDDEKEVKIVQDKAVESELKLDNIRAECGDDDESSMAVVDCRRRASDNEAISEVTKEKISGDIEEDSAKTTPINSWQQNMLTDESDKLDFSFEPLQCPDQQLDYIKRYLMEDEFDVHSDAEVDAYSTYLLTEEECEAAG; this is translated from the coding sequence ATGGAGGAGGAGGCTTTACGGGTCAAGAAGAAGAACGACGAGAAGCAGACTGTGGTTGAGGACTGCACGAAAGATGGCGTGAAGCGGACCCGAAAGGGTCCGAGAAAAGGGTCCCGAAAGGGTTGCATGAAAGGCAAGGGAGGGCCCTTGAACTCGGCTTGCTCGTACAGAGGGGTCAGGCAGAGGACTTGGGGGAAGTGGGTGTCCGAGATTCGGAAGCCCATACGTGGCAACCCCCAGTGGcctaagaaagccaaaaggctGTGGCTCGGCACGTTTGATTCGGCCCGTGAGGCTGCTCTTGCTTATGACAAAGCTGCATCTGTGCTGTATGGCCCCCATGCTATATTGAACTTCTCCTCCCGCTCGGAGCTGGTGGAACCAGTCGACATGTCTGATGAGTCGCCATGTTCAATCTCCGCAACGTCGGTTGCCTCGTCTGAGTCCACGACTACTGCGCCAGGCAACTGGCTGCTCGGAGACGATGAAAAGGAGGTGAAAATAGTTCAGGATAAGGCGGTAGAGTCAGAGCTCAAGCTAGACAATATCAGAGCAGAATGTGGAGATGATGATGAGTCGTCCATGGCAGTAGTCGACTGTCGTCGGCGTGCCAGCGACAATGAAGCAATAAGTGAAGTAACGAAAGAGAAAATTTCAGGGGACATTGAAGAGGATTCAGCGAAAACCACCCCTATAAATAGTTGGCAACAAAATATGTTGACAGATGAATCTGATAAACTTGATTTCTCTTTCGAGCCATTGCAGTGCCCAGATCAGCAGCTTGATTACATAAAGAGATACCTAATGGAGGACGAGTTTGATGTTCATAGTGATGCCGAAGTTGATGCCTATTCGACATATTTGTTAACAGAAGAAGAATGTGAAGCTGCTGGATGA